A section of the Arcobacter roscoffensis genome encodes:
- a CDS encoding EAL domain-containing protein — protein MFLNGFIYKQIHKKNVKTLFLIDILYMKDINAIYGFKNGDFIINQLKSLLKNKITKLIKKSLKRNIYTELKNLHADVFSLTLYDNLTQEEITEIRKLIFKKVINHNFNLKTKQTPINIDITIGCSKSKDSYLRVYAEKALYNAKINNIHFTYYDAKLYENDHSNENIIELLTYNIENKLVEPYLQAIVDSDTEELYKYEALMRVFDKEGNVLSPFVFIQKAKKARLYHKLMELLIDKVVDYIIKYKIHISINLDYTDILNPYVQKSIIGKINTNHIGEYLTIEILESEKISNYNIVNEFIAKVKKYGVKIAIDDFGTGFSNYEYILNLNVDYIKIDGSLIKKINEEIYLNLIKSIVHFCKQQNIKTVAEFVSDLKILRYVNAVGIDYSQGYYIGKPQPIGNIIGEKK, from the coding sequence TTGTTTTTAAATGGTTTTATATACAAACAAATACATAAAAAAAATGTAAAAACTCTATTTTTGATTGATATCCTTTATATGAAGGATATTAATGCAATCTACGGATTTAAAAATGGTGATTTTATAATTAATCAATTAAAAAGCCTTTTAAAAAATAAAATAACGAAATTAATAAAAAAATCCCTTAAAAGAAATATCTATACAGAACTTAAAAACTTACATGCTGATGTTTTTTCTTTAACCCTTTACGATAATTTAACACAAGAAGAAATTACAGAAATTAGAAAGCTTATATTTAAAAAAGTAATCAACCATAATTTCAATCTTAAAACAAAGCAAACACCTATTAATATTGATATTACTATTGGTTGTTCTAAATCAAAAGACTCTTACTTAAGAGTTTATGCTGAAAAAGCCTTATACAATGCAAAAATAAACAATATACATTTTACATATTATGATGCAAAACTTTATGAAAATGACCATAGTAATGAAAATATTATAGAGCTTCTAACTTACAATATAGAGAACAAACTTGTTGAACCATATTTACAAGCAATTGTAGACTCAGATACAGAAGAACTTTATAAATATGAAGCTTTAATGAGAGTTTTTGATAAAGAAGGGAATGTTTTATCTCCTTTTGTTTTTATTCAAAAAGCTAAAAAAGCAAGACTTTATCATAAACTAATGGAACTGCTAATAGATAAAGTTGTTGACTATATCATAAAATACAAAATTCACATTAGTATAAATCTTGACTATACAGATATTTTAAACCCTTATGTACAAAAGTCAATTATTGGAAAGATAAATACAAATCATATCGGTGAGTACCTTACAATTGAAATTTTAGAGAGTGAAAAAATCTCTAATTACAATATAGTAAACGAATTTATTGCAAAAGTTAAAAAATATGGAGTTAAAATAGCTATTGATGATTTTGGTACAGGTTTTTCAAACTATGAATATATCTTAAATCTAAATGTAGATTATATTAAGATTGATGGTTCACTAATAAAGAAAATAAACGAAGAGATTTATTTAAACCTAATTAAAAGTATTGTTCACTTTTGTAAACAACAAAATATAAAAACAGTTGCAGAGTTTGTAAGTGATTTAAAAATATTAAGATATGTAAATGCTGTTGGAATTGACTATTCGCAAGGCTACTACATAGGTAAACCCCAGCCAATTGGGAATATAATCGGAGAAAAGAAATGA
- a CDS encoding DedA family protein, with the protein MEELIRDWGYIALFAYSFGGGFVGLVFAGILSYAGDLNLFICILVAGVSNFLGDQFLFFLARKNKAYAKDMMKKYGRKIAMAHLLMRKYGSFVVFFQKYVYGIKTLIPLAMGLTKYSGIKFSILNIFATALWATVVGYASYAAGEVILSSADEFKYVGLGIVAVILLTVSYYFRKI; encoded by the coding sequence ATGGAAGAATTGATTAGAGACTGGGGCTATATAGCTCTTTTTGCTTACTCATTTGGTGGTGGCTTTGTTGGTTTAGTATTTGCAGGGATTTTATCTTATGCAGGTGATTTGAACTTATTTATTTGTATTTTAGTAGCAGGGGTATCAAACTTTTTGGGTGATCAGTTTCTTTTCTTTTTAGCTAGAAAAAATAAAGCATATGCAAAAGATATGATGAAAAAATATGGAAGAAAAATTGCAATGGCACATTTACTTATGAGAAAATATGGCTCATTTGTAGTATTTTTCCAAAAATATGTTTACGGTATTAAAACTTTAATACCACTTGCAATGGGGCTTACAAAGTATTCAGGAATAAAGTTTTCTATTTTGAATATATTTGCAACAGCTCTTTGGGCAACTGTAGTAGGTTATGCATCTTACGCAGCAGGTGAGGTTATCTTAAGTTCAGCAGATGAGTTTAAGTATGTTGGTTTAGGAATTGTAGCAGTAATACTTCTTACAGTTTCTTACTATTTTAGAAAAATATAA
- the dbpA gene encoding ATP-dependent RNA helicase DbpA, producing MSTFNKLNLKDEFVKNLDSLEYKQMTKIQELSLPHTLDNKDIIAKAKTGSGKTVAFSIPIVNKLDVKKFKIQSLVLAPTRELANQIAQEIRKLSRHIHNVKVLTLTGGVPFKPQVASLFHGAHIIVGTPGRVLQHIKEENINFESLNTFVLDEADKMLDMGFFDDIKLIIDELPKQKQSMLFSATYEEGIESLASFVLNEPIKVEVEDEEKVNIKQVLYKADEAVKTSILPSLISSNEANTTLIFCNTKVKCDELADELYDLGLDVLTLHSDLEQRDRDEVITLFASKSYPILIATDVASRGLHIDDIDLVINYDLARDEKVHTHRIGRTARAGKGGMAISLYEAWEEEKIEDLKEFFDDIKFDEVSNIIENPSFKIDSDYRTLFINGGKKQKLRAGDILGALTAGLGLEKTSVGKITSYDFCSYVAVKKEDIKKAHDGLSNKRIKGKYFRVFIK from the coding sequence ATTTCTACATTTAATAAATTAAATTTAAAAGATGAGTTTGTAAAAAACTTAGACTCATTAGAGTATAAACAAATGACAAAGATACAAGAACTATCTTTACCACATACTTTAGACAATAAAGATATTATTGCTAAAGCTAAGACAGGTTCAGGAAAAACAGTAGCTTTTTCAATACCAATAGTAAATAAATTAGATGTTAAAAAGTTTAAAATACAGTCTTTAGTTTTAGCTCCAACAAGAGAACTTGCAAACCAAATAGCACAAGAAATAAGAAAATTGTCACGTCATATTCATAATGTTAAGGTTTTAACTTTAACAGGTGGAGTTCCATTTAAACCTCAAGTAGCTTCACTTTTCCATGGGGCACATATAATTGTAGGAACACCAGGAAGAGTACTACAACATATTAAAGAAGAGAATATAAACTTCGAATCTTTAAATACATTTGTTTTGGATGAAGCAGATAAAATGCTTGATATGGGATTCTTTGATGATATCAAACTTATTATTGATGAGCTTCCAAAACAAAAACAATCTATGCTATTTTCAGCAACTTATGAAGAAGGAATTGAAAGTCTTGCTTCATTTGTTTTAAATGAGCCTATAAAAGTTGAAGTTGAAGATGAAGAAAAAGTTAACATAAAACAGGTTTTATATAAAGCAGATGAAGCTGTAAAAACTTCAATACTTCCATCACTAATTAGTTCAAATGAAGCTAATACTACTTTGATATTCTGTAATACAAAAGTTAAATGTGATGAGTTAGCAGATGAATTATATGACTTAGGTTTAGATGTTTTAACTTTACATTCTGATTTAGAACAAAGAGATAGGGATGAGGTTATAACTTTATTTGCAAGTAAATCTTATCCTATTTTAATAGCAACAGATGTAGCTTCAAGAGGTTTACATATTGATGATATTGATTTAGTAATAAATTATGATTTAGCAAGGGATGAAAAAGTTCATACCCATAGAATAGGAAGAACTGCAAGAGCTGGTAAAGGTGGTATGGCTATATCTTTATACGAAGCTTGGGAAGAAGAAAAAATAGAAGATTTAAAAGAGTTTTTTGATGATATTAAATTTGATGAAGTTTCAAATATAATAGAAAACCCATCTTTTAAAATTGATAGTGATTATAGAACACTCTTTATAAATGGTGGTAAAAAACAAAAACTAAGAGCAGGGGATATTTTAGGTGCTTTAACAGCAGGACTTGGTCTTGAAAAAACAAGTGTGGGAAAAATCACATCTTATGATTTTTGTTCATATGTTGCTGTTAAAAAAGAAGATATAAAAAAAGCACATGATGGATTAAGTAATAAAAGAATTAAAGGAAAATATTTTAGAGTTTTCATAAAATAA
- a CDS encoding diguanylate cyclase, whose amino-acid sequence MINKILNYFLLKNTLFLKIILVFTLPALGMLYFSTVLVYEKVQTLNEVKNVQKNIDYTLISQKLIHSLQLERGMSAIYINSKKNIKQLNQQKAFVNKAYENYLNKTLNLKLNSKTIEKIKDIKLKLYKLEPIRQSVLNVNRNEVGLIFQEYTHIINYLINSLTSIKPVNSATSFNNRFSYLVNLLVLKENMSIQRGIIAMAIASNKIEQKTLNELQKNSVLEQENIKQFLVKASNEEVERLNTLLNLNETKKINEIKNSLLNNKIPTDITVKKWWEIASVKIEALSDIYNFVVLQTSKYSKSLQTEAYMAQIFSLAFLLVSFLTLISLFFVLRSIVSNEQKSFNKIKKQQEVYKLLNKTNKFLIKINDEKELFSEICKLIYENKNMSFGFIYKIKRHNNFKLIAQEGELKDILNEKFRREEKRDNLVKKVLEINNNVIVNDYEEENISLLNDVATTYDIKSAAAFAIKKFKKIDAVLVLYSNEKEFFDEEIEILFGKMINDMSHTLERIEYEKTRKEQEDELRLASYAFESNEPMIITDKDTFIINANNAFCKVMGYSKNDVIGRRPSMFKSKHQDKEFYNKLWYDLTKNGSWSGEIYNTKKDKQKIPLRSTITAIKDNEGLVTHYLGQYIDISEQIDKQKVLEYQATHDNLTGLPNRLLLLDRIEHAITKTIRHDIVGGLIFIDLDNFKQINDTLGHDVGDKLLFAVAQKLKESIRQEDTIARIGGDEFIVLVDCIGSNSDEAKENLSNLAQKIKESLNSIEYIDGHKNISTPSIGVTLFKDSSVTARDIIKQADTAMYAAKKQGKNSVEFFN is encoded by the coding sequence ATGATAAATAAAATTTTAAACTATTTTCTACTTAAAAATACACTTTTTCTTAAAATTATTTTAGTGTTTACTCTACCTGCACTTGGTATGCTTTATTTTAGTACAGTTTTAGTGTATGAAAAAGTTCAAACTTTAAACGAAGTAAAAAATGTACAAAAAAATATTGACTACACCTTAATCTCACAAAAATTGATTCATTCTTTACAGCTTGAAAGGGGAATGAGTGCAATATATATTAATTCAAAAAAGAATATAAAGCAACTTAATCAACAAAAAGCATTTGTAAACAAGGCATATGAAAATTACTTAAATAAAACACTTAATCTTAAACTAAATAGTAAAACAATTGAAAAAATAAAAGATATCAAATTAAAACTTTACAAACTAGAACCAATAAGACAGAGTGTTTTAAATGTAAATAGAAATGAAGTAGGTCTGATTTTTCAAGAGTATACACACATAATCAATTATCTAATAAATAGTTTAACAAGTATAAAACCTGTAAATTCAGCTACAAGCTTTAATAATAGATTTTCATACTTAGTAAATCTACTTGTACTAAAAGAAAACATGTCTATTCAAAGAGGCATTATTGCAATGGCTATTGCAAGTAATAAAATAGAGCAAAAGACATTAAACGAATTACAAAAAAATAGTGTATTAGAACAAGAAAATATAAAACAGTTTTTAGTAAAAGCAAGCAATGAAGAAGTAGAAAGATTAAATACTCTTTTAAATTTAAATGAAACAAAAAAAATTAATGAAATAAAAAACTCTTTATTAAATAATAAAATTCCTACAGATATAACAGTTAAAAAGTGGTGGGAAATTGCAAGTGTTAAAATAGAAGCTTTAAGTGATATTTATAATTTTGTGGTTCTTCAAACTTCTAAATACTCAAAAAGTTTGCAAACAGAAGCATATATGGCTCAGATATTTAGTTTGGCATTTTTACTTGTATCTTTTTTAACATTAATTAGTCTTTTCTTTGTTTTAAGAAGTATTGTTTCAAATGAACAAAAAAGTTTTAATAAAATTAAAAAACAACAAGAAGTTTATAAACTTTTAAATAAAACAAATAAATTTTTAATAAAAATCAATGATGAAAAAGAGTTGTTTTCTGAAATATGTAAATTGATTTATGAAAATAAAAATATGTCTTTTGGTTTTATTTATAAAATAAAAAGACATAATAACTTTAAACTTATTGCTCAAGAGGGTGAATTAAAAGATATTTTAAATGAAAAGTTTAGGCGTGAAGAAAAAAGAGACAATTTAGTAAAAAAAGTATTAGAAATAAACAATAATGTTATTGTAAATGATTATGAAGAAGAAAACATTTCACTTTTAAATGATGTAGCTACAACTTATGATATAAAATCTGCTGCTGCCTTTGCTATAAAAAAGTTTAAAAAAATTGATGCTGTTTTAGTTTTATATTCAAATGAAAAAGAGTTTTTTGATGAAGAAATAGAAATTCTTTTTGGAAAAATGATAAATGATATGAGTCATACTTTAGAAAGAATTGAGTATGAAAAAACAAGAAAAGAACAAGAAGATGAATTAAGGCTTGCTTCTTATGCTTTTGAATCAAATGAACCTATGATTATCACAGATAAAGATACATTTATAATTAATGCAAATAATGCTTTTTGTAAGGTTATGGGTTATAGTAAAAATGATGTGATCGGAAGACGTCCTAGTATGTTTAAATCAAAACATCAAGATAAAGAGTTTTATAATAAACTTTGGTATGATTTAACAAAAAATGGCTCGTGGTCTGGTGAGATTTATAATACAAAAAAAGACAAACAAAAAATACCTTTAAGATCAACTATTACAGCAATCAAAGACAATGAAGGACTTGTAACTCACTATTTAGGACAGTATATTGATATTAGTGAGCAAATAGATAAGCAAAAAGTATTAGAGTATCAAGCAACTCATGATAACCTAACAGGACTGCCAAATAGATTATTATTATTAGATAGAATTGAACATGCAATTACAAAGACTATAAGACATGATATTGTTGGAGGTCTTATTTTTATAGACCTTGACAACTTTAAACAAATCAATGATACTCTAGGACATGATGTAGGTGATAAGCTTCTATTTGCAGTTGCTCAAAAGCTAAAAGAAAGTATTAGACAAGAAGATACAATAGCAAGAATTGGTGGAGATGAGTTTATTGTATTAGTTGATTGTATTGGTTCAAATAGTGATGAAGCGAAAGAGAACTTAAGTAATTTAGCTCAAAAAATAAAAGAGTCTTTAAATAGTATAGAGTATATAGATGGACATAAAAATATATCAACTCCAAGTATTGGTGTTACTTTATTTAAAGACTCATCTGTAACGGCAAGAGATATTATAAAACAAGCAGATACCGCAATGTATGCAGCTAAAAAACAAGGTAAAAACTCAGTAGAGTTTTTTAATTGA
- a CDS encoding peptidylprolyl isomerase, with protein MKSASARHLLVESEELCNELKQKIANGEKFEDIAKEYSKCPSGAQGGDLGTFFQGQMVPEFDKVVFNDELNVVHGPVQTQFGYHLLETTARND; from the coding sequence ATGAAATCAGCAAGTGCAAGACACTTATTAGTAGAATCAGAAGAATTATGTAATGAATTAAAACAAAAAATTGCAAATGGTGAAAAGTTTGAAGATATTGCGAAAGAGTATTCAAAATGTCCATCAGGTGCACAAGGTGGAGATTTAGGTACATTTTTCCAAGGTCAAATGGTTCCAGAATTTGATAAAGTAGTATTTAACGATGAATTAAATGTAGTTCATGGACCAGTACAAACTCAATTTGGATACCACTTATTAGAAACAACTGCTAGAAATGACTAA
- the ribA gene encoding GTP cyclohydrolase II, producing the protein MEIKKSNIAKLPSKHGKFFIKAYKQDNQEHLAIMSENFNQLQNPYVRVHSECLTGDALGSLKCDCQNQLDLALNFISKQGGLVIYHRQEGRNIGLLNKINAYALQDKGRNTVEANLELGFAEDERDYSVVKFIFEDLDINSIKLITNNPKKIEYINSIGVSIVERIPAITEVNEFNKNYLNTKKEHFGHML; encoded by the coding sequence ATGGAAATTAAAAAATCAAATATTGCAAAACTTCCATCAAAACATGGAAAGTTTTTTATTAAAGCTTATAAGCAAGATAATCAAGAGCATTTAGCAATTATGAGTGAAAACTTTAATCAATTACAAAATCCTTATGTTAGAGTTCATAGTGAATGTCTAACAGGAGATGCCTTAGGAAGTCTAAAGTGCGATTGTCAAAACCAATTAGATTTGGCATTAAACTTTATTTCAAAGCAAGGTGGTTTGGTGATATATCATAGACAAGAGGGAAGAAATATAGGTTTATTAAATAAGATAAATGCCTATGCTCTTCAAGATAAGGGAAGAAATACAGTAGAGGCAAATCTAGAATTAGGCTTTGCAGAAGATGAAAGAGATTATAGTGTAGTAAAGTTTATTTTTGAAGATTTAGATATAAATAGTATTAAGCTTATTACAAACAATCCTAAAAAAATAGAATATATAAACTCAATAGGTGTAAGTATTGTTGAGAGGATTCCTGCTATTACAGAGGTAAATGAGTTTAATAAAAACTATTTAAATACTAAAAAAGAGCATTTTGGACATATGTTATAG
- a CDS encoding sensor histidine kinase, with product MKNRILYILLLLMFIICSVSYFWWGYTKYVPHKVNEVGKNFITNESVRHILKVSILNEKAYNLAIEGFLKSDEDLIYDSVDYLEGSLGFLSAFELREYKDIDKLKTHVLNSISILEENLLNIDPQNRKNLFDNKQEVNKIVERIEKIKWKQLHKQIVLDESKKFEIMVILVYTLVSILILFAILIYIFKKKSLLEQEKTRDQKLLLNQSKIAAIGEMLGNIAHQWRQPLSVITTLASGTKFSLEINNELKKEELIQASDNIIKQANYLSKTIDDFRSFFMADNESMSIISIKKVIRDLESLTQNIFENNFIKTQITIDKNHDLYSNESILIQAFINICNNAKDAFKQKEINTENRYFFIDIKQKDKNLEIEFLDSAQGIKEEVITKIFEPYFTTKHKSLGTGIGLYMSHELISKYCKGTISVANHEYTHENKKLKGAKFTVVIPL from the coding sequence ATGAAGAATAGAATTTTATATATTTTATTACTACTTATGTTTATAATTTGTAGTGTTTCTTACTTTTGGTGGGGATATACTAAATATGTACCCCATAAAGTAAATGAAGTAGGAAAAAACTTTATTACAAATGAATCTGTAAGGCATATTTTAAAAGTCTCAATTTTAAACGAAAAAGCTTACAACTTAGCAATTGAAGGTTTTCTAAAAAGTGATGAAGACTTAATTTATGATAGTGTAGATTACCTAGAAGGTTCACTTGGTTTTTTATCTGCCTTTGAATTAAGAGAATACAAAGATATAGATAAACTAAAAACCCATGTTTTAAACTCTATTTCAATATTAGAAGAAAATCTACTTAATATAGATCCTCAAAATAGAAAAAATCTTTTTGATAATAAACAAGAAGTAAATAAGATAGTTGAACGCATAGAGAAAATCAAATGGAAACAGCTTCATAAACAAATAGTTTTAGATGAATCTAAAAAATTTGAAATAATGGTAATTTTAGTTTATACACTAGTATCGATACTTATTTTATTTGCTATTCTAATTTATATTTTTAAAAAGAAGTCACTATTAGAGCAAGAAAAAACAAGAGATCAAAAACTTCTTTTAAATCAATCAAAAATTGCAGCAATTGGTGAAATGCTTGGAAATATTGCTCATCAATGGAGACAACCCTTATCTGTGATTACAACACTCGCAAGTGGAACAAAATTTTCACTAGAAATAAATAATGAATTAAAAAAAGAAGAGCTTATTCAAGCTTCTGATAATATCATAAAACAAGCAAATTACTTATCTAAGACTATTGATGATTTTAGAAGCTTTTTTATGGCAGATAATGAGTCTATGAGTATTATTAGTATAAAAAAAGTAATTAGAGATTTAGAATCTCTTACTCAAAATATTTTTGAGAATAATTTTATAAAAACTCAAATTACAATTGATAAAAATCATGATTTATACTCAAATGAAAGTATCTTAATTCAAGCCTTTATAAATATTTGCAACAATGCAAAAGATGCTTTTAAACAAAAAGAAATAAATACAGAAAATAGATATTTTTTTATTGATATTAAACAAAAAGATAAAAATTTAGAAATTGAGTTTTTAGATAGTGCACAAGGTATAAAGGAAGAAGTAATAACAAAAATCTTTGAACCATATTTTACAACAAAGCACAAATCTTTAGGTACGGGAATAGGCCTTTACATGTCCCACGAGCTAATCTCAAAGTACTGTAAAGGCACTATTAGTGTTGCTAATCATGAATATACACATGAAAACAAAAAGCTAAAAGGTGCAAAATTTACTGTAGTAATTCCCCTATAA
- a CDS encoding molybdopterin-dependent oxidoreductase, with amino-acid sequence MKYLLLFCLFFSSLLAQSELSSKTIKFSGELKPNIKKRVSIKTIESLGIKSFEILDPYTKIKTKYSGVDLKTFANFFANENTKSISFNALDGYSVNITKKEWEKFHILLATRINGQIVGYDKKGPLRVVYPKYKKANENFAKNLPKWIWMIKSIEFK; translated from the coding sequence TTGAAATATCTTTTACTTTTTTGTCTTTTTTTTTCTTCACTTTTAGCACAAAGTGAACTTTCATCAAAAACCATAAAATTTTCTGGGGAGTTAAAACCCAATATAAAAAAAAGAGTTTCTATAAAAACTATTGAATCCTTAGGTATTAAATCTTTTGAAATACTTGATCCATATACAAAAATAAAAACAAAATATTCTGGTGTTGATTTAAAAACATTTGCAAACTTTTTTGCCAATGAAAATACAAAAAGCATTAGTTTTAATGCACTTGATGGATATAGTGTAAATATCACAAAAAAAGAGTGGGAAAAATTCCATATTCTCTTAGCAACTAGAATCAATGGACAAATTGTAGGCTATGATAAAAAAGGGCCCTTAAGAGTTGTTTACCCTAAATATAAAAAAGCGAATGAAAACTTCGCTAAAAATCTTCCCAAATGGATTTGGATGATAAAAAGTATAGAGTTTAAATAA